One Streptococcus sp. VT 162 genomic window, GCCAATTTAACTTGAGTGTCTTTTTCAAATTTAGGAACGATGTAGTGGTAGTTGGTGTTGAACCATTTCTTCATCGGAAGGGCACGAACATCCCCTTTTTCTCCTTGGTAACCACGTCCCAAAGCAAAGTAACGCTCAAGGTCAGACAAGTCCAAGTTTTGAACTGAAGCAGGTACCACGTTGAAAAGGAAAGCTGCATCTAGGAAGTTGTCATAGTGAGAAAAGTCATTTGAAGGGATTTCAGTGATGCCTTTTTCTTTGACAATGTTCCAGTGTTTAGCACGCAAGTCTTTTGCTGCTGCCAAGAGTTCTTCTTCTGAGATTTCTTTTCTAAAGTATTTTTCAGTTGTAAATTTTAATTCGCGGAATTCGCCCAAACGAGGGAAACCGATGATCGTAGTTGACATGATGTGTCCTCCAAAATTTGTTGTTGAAACTATCTTAACAGAAAAGAAAGGGTCTGTATAATTGTAAATAATTAGGCTTTGATATAGTTTGAAACTATATCATTCTTTTGGACAAAAGAAAAAGACTTGAGACCAGTGTCTCAAATCCTTTGTATTGCTTATTTTATGACTGTATTTTAGTTGGAATGCTCAAACGAGCTATTGACAATTCTCATCAGCGACTATGGCTTGCTATTAGAAAAGACTATAGGGTGGTTTTCTTTTGTAATTCTGATATTTCCCTGAAAAAATGCGGACGGGAGATGAAATTGTCCAGTGGATGATTTTAGAAATCCAAGGAATTTCATCCTATCAATTTTTTTCCTGTTCAAGTGGGACGACTGCTAGTGTCTTTCCTAAACTGGCTAAGACTTTTAAGACCGTATCCAACTGAGGACTAGTCTTTCCTGTTTCCATCCTAGCTATGACAGGCTGGCTTACTCCACTGAGTTCCTCTAGCTTTTTCTGACTGATACCTTGCTCATGTCTAGCCTCAATCAACTCACTCATAATAGCCACTCGCATATCACTTTCAAGAATTTCTTCCTTGGTAAAGAGTTCTGTTCGGACATCCTTCCAATTACTTCCAATGGTACTATTCTTCATCACTTAACCCTCTTTCTTTTATGTCCTTCAGTTCACGCTTGGCTTTTTTAAATTATAACTTAAAAGTTATTAAAAATAAATCCTAATATTCATAAAAAGAAGACCTTCAGAAAAACTCTAAAGGTCTCATCTTTATTATTCGAAAAAATTATGAGAAGAGTTATAATGTGGAGCTAATCCTGACTCTTACACCAACTCAATGCCTTTCTCACGGAGATTAGCCAGACATTCCTCATAGTATCCTGCATCATGCTCACTATAGATGGGCTTGCCCAACTTTTCCTCAGGCAAGTCTTCATAAGGAGGGCAGGTCTTACCTCGGTAGTTCTTGTCCAACCACTCTGGACTGACATTGTAGCCACGGTTAGCCATCTCCTCCATGATCAAGCGATGATAAGCATAGAGTTGATAGGGCGAGTGAGTAAAGACATAGTCCACCGTCGCATGCTTTCTCCCCCAGCCATTGCCACGCAGGGCACAGCACTCTCGATGTTGTCCCAAGAGTTGCGGACGGGGAAGTTGTGAAATCAAATCCTCATGCCAAAGTCTCATTGGAGTCTCCTTTCAGTAAGGTCGAATATTGCAAGTAGGTATTTGGATAGTGTTCAAGCAAGTCTCGAGTTTTAACGACTAAGTCTTCCTTGGAAGCCTGACCAAAGCGGTAGCGATCCAGCAAGAGCATATAGTCCTTACGCTCAACATCTGTCGCTTTCTTTTTGAAATAGCCCCAAATATGCTGAAAGGCATTGCAAACCTGACCCCTGTGTTCGGGGATTTGACAGGCACGGTCAATCATCTCTTGAACCTGACTCACCTCCACCTGTTCATTCTTCAAGTATTGGCGAATCTCATTATAAATATTACTGGAATGGCTCAAAACGAGGTATTTGTTTCTAGCCCAGAGTTGTTGGCACTGGGATTTTTGGTTAATTTGTTCCATGTTCCTCCTTGCTGTCTATCAGTTTCCAGGAAATATGGAAACAAAGTTGTATCTAAAAAATGAGCGAATTACGAGCGGATCAATTAAGCCCATCACCCTTTAAAGTTTTTCAAAAACTCTTTAAGTTCAGCATCGGCTTCTGGTGTGGTTCCGTGGAGTTGGTTGAGTATTTCCAATAATGAAGCTGTTTGGCTTTCGATAGCTTTATTTGTCTCGTTAATCTTGCTGACGATTTCTGTCAGTGGCTCTACTTCTTCTTCCTCAAAGGTATCTACATAGCGAGGGATATTGAGGTTGTAGTCATTTTCGACGATTTCTTCATAGCTTGCTAGGTGGGCAAACTTATCCATCTCCTCACGTGACTTGTAGGCTTCCAAAATCTTCTCAATATGAGCATCCGTCATGATATTTTGGTTTTTGCCTTTATCAAACTCCTTAGAAGCATCGATAAAGTAGACATCCCGATTGGTACGGTTCTTTTTGAGAATGATAACCGTGGTCGGAATGCTGGTATTAAAGAAGATATTGGCAGGTAGACCGATAACCGTATCAATAGCACCTTCTTCTAGCAAAGCCTTACGAATGGTCCCTTCCGCATTACCACGGAAAAGGACACCGTGGGGAAGGACGATAGCCATAACACCATTATCCTGCTTGAGATGGTAGTAACCATGCAAAAGAAAGGCAAAATCAGCCTTGGATTGGGGCGCTAGTTTCCCAAAAGGAGAGAAACGAGGATCATTCAGGAAGCCAGAACTTGCGGACCACTTGGCAGAGTATGGAGGGTTCATGAGAACCCCGTCAAAGTTGGTCGGTTCCTGTGTCGGCCAGTCTTCGTCTAGTGTATCGGCATTGTGGAGAAATTGATTCTCAACTGGAACACCGTGTAGAATCATATTCATCCGAGCTAGGTTATAGGTTGAGGTATTGAGCTCCTGACCAAAGTAGACCACTGTCTGCGGTTTATGAGAGTATTTCTTGGCATTGAGCAAGAGAGAGCCAGAGCCCATGGTCGCATCATAGATGGTAAATCCTTGCTGGTCCTCACGATCTAAAAAGGCAATCTGAGTCATGAGCTTGGCAACAGGTTGAGGCGTATAGAATTCACCTGCTTTCTTACCCGAGTCAGTCGCAAACTGACCGATCAGATACTCATAGGCATCCCCCAGCATATCACCAGCATGACCAGCCACATCTAGCACAGCCAACTCTTTCATGACTGCCGCCACTGTTTGGTTTTGCTTTTGTGGAGTTGCCCCTAGCTTTTTGGAATAGAGATCAATATCTTCAAAGAGGTTTTCATAAAGGTCGTCACTCTGCTCGATATCACGAAAACCTTGAGCCAGATCTTCTAGCTGAAAAGTCCCCTCATTGACACGTGCTACCAGAGCCGTAAAGGTCAGGTCAGGCTTGATACTATAGTTGAGTTCGTCCTTCATGACTGCAATAAGATCCTCGTGAGTGTCCGCATCCTCGTAGTAGTTACGATAGACCTCAAGAGCATCCTCAAGACTATCCGTCCCTTCTTCCATAGTCTCCGCCACGAAAAAGAGCATCTTGTCTGACAGATACTTATAAAAGACCATGCCCAAAAGATAAGACTTGTAGTCGTTGGCATCCATCTTAGAGCGGAGAACATCCGCTGAGTTCCACAGGGCTTGATAGAGCGACTGGGAAGTTTGTGTTGTTTCCATAATGTTTCTTTCTAAGTTTTGCAATTAATTTTTTTAAACAAGCAATCATTTATAACAAATCACTTCTTTTTCAATCGTTCGAATCAAATCTAAAGGAATAGAGGAGACTGGAAGTTGATAAACGATGTTTTTTCGAGGGTTATAAAATCCAAGATTTTCGATAGAAAGGAAGTCAGGATCATAGGAATGTAAACCCATGATGTAGTATACAAGTACTTGTAGCGTATGGTCTTTATTTGGAGCTGTTTTAGTAACCTTAAAATCCCACAGTGTATCCTTGGTCAGAAAATCTCCATCACCCTTATCAATCGTTTCTGTATAACCTCCAAGAAAATGAAAGCCATCCTTTACCAAAGGACCATAGAGGTCGAAAAAGCAAAGACTTCGTTCTACCATGATACGAATATTCTCTATCGTTTCTGCATCCACCAAAATTTCCTCAAAAGGCTTATAATACTGTTTCCCCGCACGATAAACAACATCAAAAGAAACCAAACGACACGCACTTTCTATCGATAAATCGTCCAATCCTGTCACCAAATCGAGCAGTGCTTCTGCTAGGTCTCCCATGCCCACCATCTGAGCTCCCTTGAGAGAAATTCTGAAAGCATCATGGGCTTCTGTCCCTTTCATAAAGCGTGTCAAGTAGTCCACACAAATGCCCACTAAACTAGGAGATACAGACTCTACAGGATGCAGAACTCTATGGTCTTCGAACTGCTCTACTGAAAATAACTTGATGGGCAGATAACCACCTCGAGGTTGGTTAATTTCTTTTATACGTTGTGTTACAGATACCATTAATACTCCTCTTTATAGATAATTTTTTAAAGAATGTTACTTCAGTTTTCCTTCTTCCGTAATCGCCTAGCAGAGCTGGCTTCCATCTGATGACTTGTAATTGGATTAGTATATAATCTCCCTAACGCCAATTTTAAGAAACTTGTCAATCGTTTGTTGGTATCAATAATAAATTTTCCTTCTGAAACCTTGAAATCCTGCTCTGGATATTGTTCATATGATGTTAATAAGGTGCTAATTATTGAGGTATCAGATAGGTCAATTTCATCATCTTTTAGAATTGCCACCATTTTTAAATTATTAGATTTAATTTCAAAATCTGAGAAAGTAACTAAATCAATTCTTTTTAATTCATCAACTTCTGCAAGACTAGCTATACGGTAATAATCATCAATACCTTTGAATAGACTATGAATCGTCCTAAAACTTCTAAAGTACAATTTATTATTTCCATCAAAATAGGCATCGTTCTCAGATTTTAATTCTATACCATTTTCAATAATTGTTCTCTCAGCTTTTCTACGTCTCCATTTCAAGATTGACTTATCAACCATTCTCTTTGATTTAGTTATTTTTTGAAAAACTAAACCGTCATTTTCAACTTTTCGAAAAATCAAATCAATTTTCGAGAACTCTTCCTCAGTTACATCATTTAAACTTACAGTACTTGAAAACTTATCCCCATATTCTTTGACCATAGACATATGTTCATCATCAATTTCAATATAGAACCATTCCTCATGTTCTAACTTTATTTCTGGATCAAATTCTCTACTATTTTCAGGATCAATCTCCGGAGCAACTAATTCAGAAATATCATCCGTGTTATCCAATTTTCTATACGTTCGACCTACTTTTACTAAAAACATACTATTCCTTCTCCAAAAAAGTAAAATTATTTATTCTAACTAGTCCTTTTATAGTCCCAGTTTCTTTAACATCTTTTTTCTTACTATAAATAATAAAGACATTGCCGTTTTTATCAGTGACTCTGTAATAACGATATGAGAGCAACCATATCAAATTAAAATAGTATGACCTCTCCATAAGAATCCACCATATTAGAAAAATGAGGACTATTACTACAATCTGATATAAGAATGTTAATTCACCTAAACCCAGCATAATTACAAAAAGGCCTAAGTAAGTTGGAATGATTTCATTTTCTACTGGTTGTATACTTTCAACTTGAGCAGTATCATTTGCTTCTTTAAATCTTTTCAAATACTGTAAGACTCCAAAAGAAAAAGAAAGCATCAGGAAAATCAACACTCCTATTTTTAGAAAACTACATACATAAGAATCCTGTGAGGGAAAAATATCTATAGTAAATAGATACAAGACTAAACCTGGCGAAAAAGAACAAATTGATAAACAAAACGACAAACATAATCTTCTAATTTTTTTCATAACAAAATTCTATATAAACATATCCCGCAAGAGTTTCTTTTTCAAAGTCTCAAGCTGAGAAATTTTTTCTTGATGAGAATTGATGAGGTTATCAAGGTTAGAGAAATAGGAGCCGATAGCACGTTGTTCCTCCATAGAAGGATAGTGTAAGACAACTTTTTCTAAATCGTTATTTCTTAAGTGTACGACTGACTTCCCTTGTGCTCTTTTAATCAATTCTTTCTGTTGACTTCCATTTGAAATAGTTAAAGCTAAGAAAATAGAGTCCACTTTATTTTCATCTGGATAGATTATATTTAAATCACCACCCAAAATAATTCCTGATTTCTCAACAACTGATGCTCTTGAAATATCTTCTGCAGTTTCACCAGATGCTGGAACTATAACTTCTCCACCTTTACTAATCACAGTATTTACTTTTACTGATGTGACAAAAGTGTTAACTTTAGAAATTATAGTTTGATAATTAGTATAAAGTCGACCATATAGAATTATCTCTTTGCCCGAATTAACCAAATCATTTTTGGTATAACCATTCCCTTTAGAAAAACTAGCTAATTCTTTTAAAGTTTGAACTTCCCACTCACCTTCAAATCCATCCAAGCGAATCTCAGGTACCGTATGTCCAGTCTTCGGAAACATCTTTGAGAGCATGGTCGCCTTGAGAGATTGGTAGTTGGCGAGATTGTCCTTGTAGCTAGACAGAAGGTCATCGAGGGTGTGGAAGAGGGAGCCGATGGCGGATTGTTCGTCTTGACTTGGTAAATAAATTTCAGCTGATTTTATATCACTTGAATTAATGCTCTCAAAAGTTGAACCTGTAGAAAATTTTGCCCAATAATTTGTTTGCTTCATCCTTGACAATAATTGAAATATAAACTCATTTCCTCTTATTGCCGCTACCCCACGTCCGATAACAACATTATAATCTGTCTTACCTATATCTCCAACAGGTGCTCGAACACTTAATATAAAATCACCTTTTTCAGCTAACTTTGTAATCTGTGTTGTCCAGACTCTTGGGACAACCCTACCATTCTGCATATCTGCATTACCTTGTACTAATATATAATCATTTGGATTATCAGTATAGTTTTTACTATCGGGTGATTGCCCCATAATTATTTCGACAGTTTTTCCAAGGCTTTGGCGAATCCATTCATCATTAAAGCTACTATTTCTATATTTAGGAACTTTTTTGGAATAAGATTCTCTTAATGATTTGAGTTCTTCTTCATAACCAAACAATGAAATTTCTTTACTATCATTCCCTTCAATATTAGAGCAAGAGTTGCATGTTTGTTCTCGGTAAACAACTTGCAGAAAATTCTCTTTACTAGATAAAGCATAATCTAGCAAATTACTCTTGTATAAGTAAACATAAATAGAGCATGCTTCAGCTTGACAATTTTTTGATTTATTTGGATTAAATTCTATATCAGTAAATGTATCATAATTTATAATTTGATTAGCCAAGAATTGGTTTTTGTGAAGAGAGTTAATATAAAGCCAATTATAAAAAAATGTTTGAGGTTTTAGTGGAAATATTTGACCAAAAGATTCAAAAGAAACTAATTCATCAACTTGGTGAAGTTTACCAATATACTTTTTTAATTCTTTTGACGTCATTTGATCTATCAAGTGCAGTTGAGAGCCACCTCGCCTAAATTTCTTACTCCCTTGAAAAATCTGTTCAACAGAAAACTCTTTTCCAGATTTTAAAATTACATTTAAGTTAAATGCACTAGCTTGTCTACCTATTTCGTCAAGAGATTTACTAGATACTTCTAGTATCTTTCTACCTGGAAAATTCCTAATAATACTATTATGCAAGGATTGAATTGACTTTTGTTTTTGAGACAAAGAAAATCCTGTGAAAAACTCAAAATCAATCATGTGCTTTTTATACCCAAAAGCATCTCCATAAAATACTGGTCTATAAGCCATCTTTACTCCCTATAATCATTTAAATTTACTGGAAAGTCGAATGGAACTCTTCCACTATTTAACCATCTAAGTGTCTTGTAACTATCAAATAAATCTGTTGATTGTCTTAACTCAATATTTGCTTGATTTACTAATTTAAAGATATCATCGTCAAAAAAATTTTCATGAAAAATAATAGCTTCAATTTGGCTAACTGGAATGCACTCTTTTATCAATACTTCTGCCTGTAAATTAGAAGGGATACTAGAAATCCATTTAGAATTCCTATCCCATCCATCATTCAGAAATATAGATTCATAAGCTTCAACTCCATCACTCACATATTTACCACATTCCTTAGCTGCATTGACAGGGCAAAACAGGCTTGTATCGTCAATAATATAAGGATTAATTTTAAAGATAATCCAGTCTTCAATATTCGTTCCGGTTTTCTGTACCATGTTATTCAAACAATATGTATTAGGTAATTCTACAGATGTACATACGTACTCTGTATAACCATCAGCTCTATCTTTATCATTCCATTTACTATAAGGAATATTTCTTGATGACAAAATACCATTTTTTAGTATATTACTTAAATTTGAAACATGTGTGAAATGACAAAGCCTATGGATTTGTCTAGATTTAGTAATTAAATCATATGGATTGTTATAAGGCATTTTTTATCCTCCACTTTATAAATTATTTTAGTATAAAATCACTTATTTCTCAAAATATTCTAGAAATTTATCTCCAAATATTTCTTTAAAACCATTCAACAATTCCTGCATATATTTCTTATTTCTCAGTCTCCCATAAAACTAAGTCTTACATCAAATAAAATAATAGTCTTTTCATATTGTTTACAAAGATATTTTAATTAATCCTTGGTAGAGATATATTTTTGTTCTACTAAAATTATACCATGAATCCACCAAAAAACGCCTTTAGATAATAATATATCTAAAGACGTTTATTTTTTATCCTGCCACTTGTGTCGCTTCTTCTGTTTTCACTTTCTTCTCCTTCTTATTGAAACCAGTCAATCGTCGCTTACTATCTCGGATTGTATTCAGGTCTTTAAGGAGTTTAGTCAGGTGTTCTTTTTCTGGATAGGCTTCTGCACTGGCTGCGGTATAGCGCATAAAGAGATCGTAGATACTGGTTAGTTCGGTACGGACTTGTCTGGTCTTGCCGACTTCCTTGGCAGACTTATGCGCACGCGCCTGACTTTCCACCTTATCATAGTCTTCCTGCGCACTGATCACCGCCTGTAGCATAGGTGTCAGTCCTAGGCTGGTCACTGCCGTGTGGTAGGGTTCTTCACTGAGGGTTTTGAGCAAACTCTTGATTTCTGCCGTTTCCACATCATTGCTGTGCTTGGTGATATCCTTGTACTTGGCAAAGACTGGTTTCAAGATCTCATGAGCTTCTTTGAGTTTGGTCTCCTTGATCTTAGCAAATCCTCGATGAAGAGTAAAGAGACCGACTAGGGCGCTGTCACGATTGCGATCGACTTCGGTCAGGTTCGTCGCCTCTTTCTTTTCTACGATAGCGAGTTGGCCTTGGAAGTCTGCTAGCTTGCTCTTGAAGGAATCAAGGTGCTTACTATACATAGTCTCGTCCTTATGAGCCTTAGCAAAAACTTCTAGTACTTGACCCGTGTCTACCATGAGACTTTCAAACTCACGGTTGGTAAAGTTGGTATAGCTTAGCGGACGGATATTGAATATTTTTGTCATGATGATAACCTTTCTATTTAACGAATCATTTCGTTTTTTCTTTATCAAATAAAGACTGGATTAGTTCTGGAAGATAGACCTGTTTTTGATCTGTTTTTACAATGCTTCCTTGTCTAGGAGGTTGAATCAAAGGTCTATCCTTTCTTACATAGACTTGAAGCAATACACAGACCAAAAATAGGAGTCCCCATAGAGGAAGGGCCGATAGAAAACTCTCCTCATTTTCTTTATCTTTCTTCATCAGATTTCTCCTTTAAGTTGATAAGACAATTCTAACAAATAGCAAAGAACTTATGACACTCATCCGCTCAACTGTCTACTTTATCATCCCAACAGCACTTTTTTGGGCTATTTTTTACTTTTATAGAATAAATCCGTCATTTCAAAAACAAAAATCCCTATCTGACTGGAAATACACTCCGTCTGTCAGATAGAGACTCTTACTATTTTCAGATTTTAACTTTTCTAGCCTTAGAATACATCTAAACTTTAGGAAAGACGACTATTCGAAAGTTCGAAGACCCCAAAACTTTCTCAGATAGACTATTCGAAGCTTAGAATACTCATAAATTTATGTATTTCTTATCATTCTAAGTTTAGAATGCATATAAACCTTAGGAAGTCTATGTCTTCGAAACTTAGAAGGACTATCTCCCCACCCTCAACGGCTCAATCACTTCTTCGACAAGTTGCTTATAGGCTTCCTTGATTTGTTTTTTATAGAGGAGAGGATTGAGGGCGTCTGCCACTTCTATCTTATAGTCCTGATAACGCTGGCTCTTGGTCAGCTGGCTCTCTCCTAGTTGTTTTTTGGCTCCCTTGCGGTAGTGTTCGACATAGTAACGGAGTTCATCCTCTCCGACATACCAACGCTTGCTAAAGACTTGGATGTGTTGCTGGATAACCGCCTCGATCATCTGATCCAAGATATTTGCGATAGACTGACCACGATAGCTTTCTGGATTTGCTTGGACTTCTCTCCACAGTTCAGTGATAATCTGGGCAAGATTGGGGTTAGTCTTCTCCAGACTTTGGATATAGGTATCCACCGCTTCTCTATCTTGAGCGCTTAGGTTCTTTTCTTGACTCTGACCTTGCTCGATCAGACTTTGGATTAAGGTTAGGATATAGGCATAGTTGATCTCATCCACTTGGATAGACTCTAGTTCATAGTGGATATCAAGGGGTTCCCCATCCTCATCACCATCATCTCTTCGGCTTTTTAATTCTGCAAGGATATTTTGATAAAAGCCTAGATAGTTTTCCAATTCTTCTGCGCTTAGTCCTGTCTGGGCGTAAATTTCTTCCTCATCATACTCTTTATACACTCGGATAGAGGCTAGATATTTATCAAAGACTTGATAGGCCTTGGCGAGCTTTCTCAACTCAGGTGTAGAAATTTGCTCGATTTGAAGCCCTTCCTCCGGATCATCTGTGATGAGATTTTGGAAATCACTGCAACTCCGCAAAAAGTTTCTCTTTTCCTCTTCCCAGCTAGGCGCTAGAACCTCATTTTCTCCACCATTTGAGTAGAGCTTGAGGGCATTGTCCACCGCTTCCTTAAAAGCTAGAGGCTTTTGGAAGGTGATGATATGACCATAGGTCTTACTAGAATCAAAAATACGGTTGGTTCGACTAAAGGCCTGAATCAGATCCTGTGGTTGCATGGGCTTTCTGTCAATAAAGAGGGTCGATAGACAAGGCGCATCAAATCCTGTTAAGAGACGATTGACCACGATAACCAAGTCCAACTGCTCATTGCGATAGAGGTATTTATCCTGTTTCCTAGCTAGACGGTTATTGACATCGGTGTTAAAGCCACGAAGATCCGCCATGGTAAAGTGAGTATCAAACTCTTGGTTGTAGTCCTCTAAGACCTGCTTCATGTGGTCTTGGTTGGCTCTTGACTCTTCTTCATTTTCCGTAACGGAGTAGGTGATGGTCGCCTTTGGAAAGTCTGGAAGGACCTGCTTGACCCTCTCAGATACCTTGACACGTGTCTGACCAGCCTTGACTCGTTTGAGCAAGTCATAGTAGGCTTGGGCTTGAGGGATGGATTTGACGGTTAGGATGGCATTGTAGGTCTTACCTACTCCCTTTTGGAAGCCTAGCTGTTGGCGGGATTTATTGATAATGGCATCCAAGACTTCCAGCATGTGCTCCTCATTCTCATAGACGCTATCAGGTATTTCATTTTCAGACTGGTCTGTGATGAGGGTATTGCGATAGTCTACCTTAAAGCCTAAGACAGCTCCGTCATGGATGGCTTCCTTGACTGTATACTCATGGAGACGGTCTCCATACTGTTGCTGGGTGGTTTGGGCGAGGTCGCCGACCTGCTGGCGTTTATTTTCCTTAAAGATAGGCGTTCCTGTAAATCCATACCAGAGGGACTGAGGGAAAAAGGCTTTAATGTCTTTTTGTGTTTGTGGTGTCACTGCACGGTGGCATTCATCCACGACAAAGACCACTCGGAGACCCTTGATTTTATCCGCATCTCTTTGGTAAAGACCTTGGTCAAACTTGCGCATCATGGTGGTGATTTTCTGGATGGTGGTTACCACCACACGCTTATCATTGCTTCCTAAGCGCTTGACCAAATCATGGGTATTATCCGTCTCATCAATATCAATGACATCATTGGTCGCATAAGAGAGAAAAGATGAAGTGGTCTGTTGGTCCAAGTCCCTGCGGTCAACGACAAAAATCGTCTTTTGGATGGAAGGAATCTGAAGGAGATTCCTCGCTACCTTATAAGAAGTCAGAGTCTTTCCTGAACCTGTCGTATGCCAAACATAGCCTGATGCTTGCTGACGAGATGCTTCCTGCACTGCTTCAATAGCATGAATCTGGTAGGGGCGCAAGAGGATGAGAGCTTTCTTGCTATCATCAATGACAGAATACTGCATGACCATCTGGTGAGCACGAGGGATAGAAAGGACTTCGTGGGCAAAGCTAGTCAGGTTTGTCACAGGATGATTGTCCTTATCCACCCACTTGGTTAGAAATTGCTTGTTGAGTTTATTTTCACGAGCTGCAGCGATATAACGAGTATCGACCTTGTTAGTCACAACAAACATCTGCAAGCTAGAGTAGATACCACGGAACTTGCCTTCGCGGTCATATTTTTTAATTTGGTGAAAAGCATCGATAAATGCTGCTTGGGAACTCTTAAGTTCGATTTGAATCATGGGTAAACCGTTGATGAGAAGAGTAACATCCAGTCTACGGTCTTGGTCCATAGGATTTACTTTTTCTCGTTGGACTTGATTGACAACTTCATAGCTAGACTTACCAGCAGCGATATTATCTCGCCAGATGACGGATAATCGGATGGTTCCTAGGCTGGCATCCTCTCTCTGAACTTCAACCTTGGCAATGCCGTTTTCACCGACCAACCACTTAGCAGCATCGTAGTAGCTGATAAAGTTGAGTTGGTTTTGAATCTGGCGTTTTTCCTGTTCAGTCAAGGGATGGTCTGCCAGCAGGGAAACGTTGTTTTGGGCTAGTTTCTCAAAGAAATTGTCCCATAGTTGTTCTTCTGTTTTGAGGTCTTCTCTATAAGTCCATTGGCTTTCACCAGTTACCAGTTGGGTGATTAGTTGTTTTTCTATCTCCAGTTCTGGTTTTACTTGCATCATTCTCTCCTTTATAATGCACAATTTTACTATATTATATCATGTTTCAGATAGATTTTCCCATACGCCCCTACTCCAACCGGCTTTTAACCTTCTTCTTAGTCAAGGTACGATCATTTTTGTTAGAGAGAGCTTTGATACGAGCTTCGAGAAGGGTTTTCCGTCCGGCCTCTGTTCGTGTGTAGACGAGGTGATAGCGTCCGATAGTTGGCCTCAGAAAGTCAAGGAATTTCTGTGCTTCTTCCTTGCGCTTATCAAAAAGACTAGGCACGACATAGTAAGGTGACTGACCTTGTCGGACTTTCTCTGCCTTCAAGAGATAGCGCTGATTGTCCACTGGAGCAAAGAACTCT contains:
- a CDS encoding transcriptional regulator, whose protein sequence is MKNSTIGSNWKDVRTELFTKEEILESDMRVAIMSELIEARHEQGISQKKLEELSGVSQPVIARMETGKTSPQLDTVLKVLASLGKTLAVVPLEQEKN
- a CDS encoding restriction endonuclease subunit M; the encoded protein is METTQTSQSLYQALWNSADVLRSKMDANDYKSYLLGMVFYKYLSDKMLFFVAETMEEGTDSLEDALEVYRNYYEDADTHEDLIAVMKDELNYSIKPDLTFTALVARVNEGTFQLEDLAQGFRDIEQSDDLYENLFEDIDLYSKKLGATPQKQNQTVAAVMKELAVLDVAGHAGDMLGDAYEYLIGQFATDSGKKAGEFYTPQPVAKLMTQIAFLDREDQQGFTIYDATMGSGSLLLNAKKYSHKPQTVVYFGQELNTSTYNLARMNMILHGVPVENQFLHNADTLDEDWPTQEPTNFDGVLMNPPYSAKWSASSGFLNDPRFSPFGKLAPQSKADFAFLLHGYYHLKQDNGVMAIVLPHGVLFRGNAEGTIRKALLEEGAIDTVIGLPANIFFNTSIPTTVIILKKNRTNRDVYFIDASKEFDKGKNQNIMTDAHIEKILEAYKSREEMDKFAHLASYEEIVENDYNLNIPRYVDTFEEEEVEPLTEIVSKINETNKAIESQTASLLEILNQLHGTTPEADAELKEFLKNFKG
- a CDS encoding DEAD/DEAH box helicase gives rise to the protein MMQVKPELEIEKQLITQLVTGESQWTYREDLKTEEQLWDNFFEKLAQNNVSLLADHPLTEQEKRQIQNQLNFISYYDAAKWLVGENGIAKVEVQREDASLGTIRLSVIWRDNIAAGKSSYEVVNQVQREKVNPMDQDRRLDVTLLINGLPMIQIELKSSQAAFIDAFHQIKKYDREGKFRGIYSSLQMFVVTNKVDTRYIAAARENKLNKQFLTKWVDKDNHPVTNLTSFAHEVLSIPRAHQMVMQYSVIDDSKKALILLRPYQIHAIEAVQEASRQQASGYVWHTTGSGKTLTSYKVARNLLQIPSIQKTIFVVDRRDLDQQTTSSFLSYATNDVIDIDETDNTHDLVKRLGSNDKRVVVTTIQKITTMMRKFDQGLYQRDADKIKGLRVVFVVDECHRAVTPQTQKDIKAFFPQSLWYGFTGTPIFKENKRQQVGDLAQTTQQQYGDRLHEYTVKEAIHDGAVLGFKVDYRNTLITDQSENEIPDSVYENEEHMLEVLDAIINKSRQQLGFQKGVGKTYNAILTVKSIPQAQAYYDLLKRVKAGQTRVKVSERVKQVLPDFPKATITYSVTENEEESRANQDHMKQVLEDYNQEFDTHFTMADLRGFNTDVNNRLARKQDKYLYRNEQLDLVIVVNRLLTGFDAPCLSTLFIDRKPMQPQDLIQAFSRTNRIFDSSKTYGHIITFQKPLAFKEAVDNALKLYSNGGENEVLAPSWEEEKRNFLRSCSDFQNLITDDPEEGLQIEQISTPELRKLAKAYQVFDKYLASIRVYKEYDEEEIYAQTGLSAEELENYLGFYQNILAELKSRRDDGDEDGEPLDIHYELESIQVDEINYAYILTLIQSLIEQGQSQEKNLSAQDREAVDTYIQSLEKTNPNLAQIITELWREVQANPESYRGQSIANILDQMIEAVIQQHIQVFSKRWYVGEDELRYYVEHYRKGAKKQLGESQLTKSQRYQDYKIEVADALNPLLYKKQIKEAYKQLVEEVIEPLRVGR